The DNA sequence GACATGCACAGAGTTCTACTACCAGCAGTTCGACTCCGACCGTAATGGTCTTGCGTCTCTTTACGTGTGTTTGGCTCTCCTTGTAGCAACTTTTTTCGATCTGAACACTGACTTCTGAGACTATACCCCAGAGGGATACATCTATGTTGACTTGGGAGTCTAGTCAAATTCAAGGTGCCGCTGCGATCACCGAGAAGCTCGTTGTAAGTAATTGCTTAATGTTCTCTATGTCTGTTAGATTATTTAGCAAAATATGAACACGCCTTCTCCGAACTTTTCACTGATTTATTCCATCTTGCAGAGCCTTCCTTTCCAAAAAGTCCAACACAAGGTCGTTACCATCGACGCccaaccttcttctcatcagATCGCCTCTATCATTGTGCTCGTTACCGGACAATTGCTCGTTGATGACGGACAAAACCCTCTCCAATTCACTCAGGTCTTCCACGTAAGTTTCGTTATTCTAATGTAAGCCCGGAAGATAGGGGCTGGGGAATTGCGGAAGATAATGCAAAGATTTTCGTATGAGTAGTACGAGATGTGCACTTACTGACAAGTCCACTCAAATAGTTGATACCCGAAGGCAGCAGCTACTTCGTCTTCAACGACGTTTTCAGGCTGTGAGtctttgtctttttccGATTGTTGCAAGAGCGAGTTCTAAATTATTAATGCAGCAACTACGGATAAGCGGCGTCTTTTTGAAGGAAGGGAGATGCAGGAGGATCCGTGGGATCAAACCTCTTTATTACGAATCAATGCACATAATACATTCTACAAGAAACACCGACAAATAACTGGTACCATTTATAATCCAAACGTCTATCACTTTCATCGATGCCCCAAACACTTCTCTACgactcttcttcctgctGATCTCGTCTCCAGTTTTCCGCCCATTGCGCTATCCTCCTGACATTTTCTTCCACTTCCCCATCATCTTTACCCTCACTCTGAAGTTGGACAACAATCTCCTCAGCATAAGATTCGCGAGTTTCATTGAGACAAGTCATCATGATCTCCGCAGTGATATTTTCGGAAATCTTGTTGTCAGGGTAGTTACTGTATATTCGTAGCTAGATTTCAGCGATATGCAATGAAGCGTGGGTGAGAAACATGTACGCACCGTGCAGTCAGGCGGTCATGCAAAATACTATTGTCACAAGTAAGGACAACTGCAAGGTCAATCCATCGTTCGGGAAAGAGCGAGGGATCATGGTGGTCAATAACAAACCCTACATGGATACCACGTTCGTTTTATTAGCAAAATAAATCACCCCCTGACCACGACACTGTCTATGACTTGGACATACCAGTCTCAGCCGGTCCATCTCTTGGGTTCACAACTTCCTCCAACCAATCCAACAAtctctcctcatcaacAATCCAGCACTTCCATTCCTCATCCCATCCTTCATGAAATCCATGTTCCTTGACGATATCTCCAATGTTGAGGTGTTTCATGGGTATAGGTGAATCGACATCTGAAAGCTCGGAGACTAGAAGTTGGGAGTGCAAGGTCTTGCCGGTACCTGGAGTACCGGTTATAAGGATGATGGGAAATGTGCGGGGGTGGTGGGTGGTCATATTCAAAAAGATACCTTGACGTATTTGTCCAAGCGATAATATCGATAAAGTAAAAGAAGTGATTGATTATTGGGACGTTACTGAAGTTTTATGCACTGTTTGTTGTTCAGTGGAGcgaggaagatgatcaGAAAGAAGAGTTCGAATTTAACAAGTGCTCTATTGGGCATGAGCCGATGCATAtagaagagaaagaaatgAACTTTTTGAATCAAAGCGGCGATGGCCGCATATTTCCACCGCCGACCACCGACCGTCTATCTCTCGATCTTGGTCTTCACTTTTTTCTTCGTACGGTATTTGTGTTATCTTCGTCTTTCATTCATGAACAAAACCGCGTTCTTAGTAAGCCTAGGCGTCAAACAATAAAGACCATATAACACGTTGCATGAGCGTAGACCACGCTCGAATATGTGATATGTGAGAATAAGGCTATATACGTTAAAATCATGCGGATCATGAAAATATTTATATGTGAAGGAACAAACCATATCCTTCCTGAACCTTCGACCCCTTATTACTCGACCTCGTCGTGAGAGGTCTCCTATCCCATAAAAATTATCTGTGGCACACCCCTAAACTCACCGGCCTTTAGAGCCCGGCAACCCTCACCTCCGCCTACTTCAAACCCCAGTGCTCACTGTACATTGCCGACTGATTGCTGTTTTTCACAAACTCCTCGCTCCTCTCGAGCATCTCCTCAAGATGCTCATCCGTATTAAAGTTCTGCTTTGCAACCTGTATCCACTCTTTCAAAGTCTGTGGTAACCCTTGCCGCCCATCAGGCAGCCCAAGGAACGCCCGACGGAGGGCATTGAGCGTTGTGAGGGTTACGCATTCGCGGAAGAGGACATCGAATAGGCGGTGGTACTTTCGGCCTGTTCGAACGAGATCTGCCAATTCGGGTCGGCCAAGATTTCTATAAGCTTCAATCAGGGCGAGTTCGCGGACACCGAGGGCGTTTAGGCCTTCAGAGTATTTGTCGTCTGGAAAGCAGAATGGAGCAGCGAATGCACCGGCTTTGGACGTGAGGGTAGCCCTGGTGTACAACGTTAGGATTGACGATGAAGTTTGGACATAACGGGATTCATAACTTACCATTTCCAATCAATGATCCCAGTGATTGCCCCACCATTTGTCACCCGTATGCAGTTTGTGTCCTCCTCATTATGGCGAATATACCACGGACCGTTGTCCAGCTCGGCACAAGTGCTGACTAACCACCGTACCTCTAATAACACCAAGTAATGTAACAGTTCTCTTGAAGGTTTATACCGAGATCTATTTAAGGTTTGCTGTAGTCTCACATCGATGATGGCGAGGTAAGCTTCTTTGGCTGTGTTGAACGGGCCGAGGAAATAAGGGGGAATGTCGATAGTTGTCCGCTTTTCGATGAAGGGTCCCACAGTGACGCTGCCGTTTTCAATGAGGGTGAGAGAGCCCATCTGGTTGAAGTGGACTTTTTCGAGGCCAATCATGAATTTGGCATAATTCCGAATGAAAACCTTGGTTTGTTGATTAAAGGGTTCAGTCCACAGGGTATATATGGCACAGTCACCTTGAGGGACAAATTCTTGATAGAAATATGTTAATTGCTCCGATACTGTTCTGGGTCAGCTAGATTCACATTGATGTACGACGACACTTACACCGGCTGTCTTTGGGCCTTTCCCATGTCCTCGGTACCGCACAACCTGCATCCTCCAACGCCCGCGCTGTAGCAATTTCGCTGTTCAAGCTGGCTATCAATGCTTCAGGGGGCAGGTATTTTCTCTGCTTTAATCGTATCCGCATAGCCCACCGCTGCCCATCTGCAAAGCCCAAAACGATATGATAATTGTAATTTCCGCACAAGCGTGGAAGTTCCTGCCATATTTGAGGTTTGCCGACATAGTTGCAAACGTGCCCAGGAAAAATAGACTCGACTTCTTGTTTGATAGCGTGAACGTCGAGATATCGCAAGATTTCAGACACCTTTCAAGTTACCAGGTATACGTCAGTTTCGCTCGTTTTGTTTTGTTAACCATTTTGAGTCACATACCTCGGGATCCTTCTCAAATTCAAACCCGTCCCTATTTGTTTCGGGGTGAGACGCGGTCAAACAGGGATGGGAACTCTCATTCTCTGAATGGGACCAGCAAAAATTCAGCTTGCAGAAACGGCAACGGCTGTTTACTCTGATGGCGTTTTCGGTGCAGCCAGCCTCGTCGCACTTGGGCACCACCGACATAGCGGTGTGGTAGCTGGTTGTTGGTAGAATGGTGCGCTATGTCCCAGTGGGATGCCGATAGGATACTTGCGATAGAtaaggaaaagaaagaggatTTGTGGGGAATGGGTGGATGCGGGGATAGTGGGGCGTGAAGATGCAGACGAAGAAGGCAGAAGGCAGAGGGCTGAAGGGGGCGCTGCAGCAGCGTGTTTCTGCAGACTTGAAAGTATACAAAGGGTCCTTTAGCCCCTTTTTGATTACAGTACTTGACTCCTGACGCGTTAAAACTATTTTTGCCCGCGACCGGTGACGAATCTGTAGTCAAAACGAAGGACGAGAGCGAATGGTATGATCGAGCCAAGGTATGGCGGTGGTGCTTCCTGCAGGTATACTTGTCAAGGTAGCGCCGCTGCTGGTAGTGCGCGTTATGTGTCGATGTCGCAGTTAAGACGATACCAACCATGCAGAAAGTTTTTTTTGTACGGTGACAACTTGCAGGCGTGCAGGCCAAGCCAAAACACAAGAAGGCACGTCCTTTCCCCAGCGCGACCTCGTTCTTCGGGAGACCTTGCGTCATCGTGCTTTCTGCCAATAGTAAAGGTTTTACGTTGTTCTGACTTGCGACCTGCATGCCTTTTATTATGCGGCACAAGTCGTCTTCGCGCTTCACAACATATCTCCATAATGACCTTTATGGGTATGGAAATCCTACTAGTTGCGGCATGTATCTAAATGTTCGCAGCAAATCATGATCCCTCAAATGCATGGAGATAACGATTTTATGAGGTCAACTGTGGGACCCCGCGGGGCATTACTTTTGAATACCACGAGCCGCCAGTCCGAGCCTGCCGACAGCCCCTCAGCCACCGCCACTTTCGCATCAACTGCATATCAGAAATCCAAGCAGGTCGAGCATTCGACAATCGATTTTAATAACCATCCATTTATCATCAGGCAAATGGAGGCACTTAGCAGAACTTACTTTATATCTTATCACCAGCCATTATTATTTTTGACCGGACCATCCTATGGTTCCATGACCAATTAAATCATCATGAATGATGCACAATCCACGACTTGTGGGTACCAATATTAGTGTGTTATTATGGGAGGAAGCGAGATCGGATTTGTTCGGAGAATATGCTCCAGCGATCTTCTAATGATCCCACGGAATCTGCAAGGGTGGCGTCCAACGGAACCGGCCTCTTGAGAATAGCCGGCGGCCTTACACTCATGTCCGTATTTAGTACTTAAGCAGGGCCATCTCATTACACCAAAAAGCTCTCTGTTACACCCGCCCTTAGGACAAATATAACAATGCCGCAACCTCCGTTTGAACTCCAGAAGTACCTCGGTAAAGCGTTACCCCAACTACGAGAACAGTACCCTCCTGGAACAGGCGGCACTGGCCCTCGAGCACATTGGGATGGCTCGTTAAAGGGTGTACAAGTGATTGAAGGCTTTGGAGATCAAGTAGCCAACTGTATGTTCTGTTGACACCCATCTTTTGGGACGATCTAACGGTGTTTGTGACCGGTTTCCTTACCAGTCTGGAAAACTATCCCTGATAAGCCAGTCCAACCGCATCCCAGTTTCAAGTATCCCAAAATCGCTCAGGTTCACAGCAAACTTCCAAACCCCCTTAAGACTCCTCGCGACCTTCAAACCTGTGAGCTTTTCCAAATACACCTTTACTTTATATCATGTCACTGACACCATCTTAAAGGTCTCTCTTTACTTCCTCTTGCAGCCTGTTCCGCTGCACTCACAGCACTCGATGCTGATCCGGCAGACTTGAAAACCACGGGGCCCCAAGCCCTTGATAAGGCCGGTTACGAAAGTGATGGTGGGGAAGAACCAGAAGTAGTTCACCAGCGAGAAATGAAGACCAAAGGATGGAAGTTCCGATTCAACAAATCGCCAATGGGTAAGTGACCTGCCCAGAACCACACCCTTCTACCTCAGTAACTCATGAAATTGTAGGCTCGGGAGAGTTCCTCCTTATTCGAGAAGGCTCTGATGAGGTCAAACTCGTCGTGCGTACCATTAATTCCTCCGCTTTCACTCTAGACGACTGGAAAGAATACGTCGTATCAGGGCCATATCACTATGAAACCCGGTCCAAGGCATCTTGGTACTGGAGCCGAGCTTGGGGTGCTACCAAACGCCTAGGATGTCATTACTACGTCCTCACCGACTGGCAAAGGTGGACGTTTGGGTACTTTAATGAAGATAGGACACATGGTTGGACGAGTCCCGTTTTGCATTTCAATGAGCAAAATCCGAGTATTGGACATTCCTTGTTCTTCTGGGCGAGGTGAGTGAACATCCCGTAGGTGTAAACCCCCATGCTCATTTCTATGTAGGTCTGCCATTGGTAAAGAAAATGGATTTAAACCACAGGAGAAGGATGTCTCTGGCCTTCCTAAACTCTTTCCCATCAATCCATCCAGGCGTATATCTTCTTCAGGAAAAAACACGCCTCGCGATGACCTTCGAAGGCCCAAAAAGGCCAATGAAAGCGATGTGAGTATTTTAATGAGATGGTGACTAAAGGATACTGACACGGCCTGATAGATCGAAGAGAGCGATGTCGAGGGTGAGGACTAAAGTTTATGACAATGAGAGATCAAACTCTGCCGTCCAAGGAAATATTTGTAGCGCATTGCTCATGAAACGTGACTGTATCATTCCCCCAAAAAAATAAAAGCTACCATCGAGATAACCTATCCAACAGCCCGTCGACTCCTGAGACTCCTCCCCACACGATCCAAAGCCCTTCTAACCCAAACTTCTTCCGGTTCGCTTTTACCGCCCACCAAACCGGCTACCAACCCACCTGCTAACGTATCTCCCGCTCCTGTCGTACTGATTATCTCTTCAGGTCTGATAACCGGGGGTGTATAATGCGTAAAAGCCAAGTATTTCCCACTGTGCTGTCCGATGAGAGGATGAACCAATGTATAAGGTGATGGCTGAGGAGGAACCGATGTCATTCGGAGGTGCAAAAGTCCTCTTTGTCCAGCTTTCACCCAAAATGAAGCAACATAGGGAAGACAAGAAACCATCTTTTGAACGACCCCGTCAATCTTGATCCACTCTCTTCCATTGGCACTGGTGAACCTTTCTACTTTTGCACGCCAGTCTGCGTCGAGCCCAAGAGAGTTGATGAATTCCCAAGCGGTGGAGAGAGTACTGTCAGAAGCCGAGGAGCTCAACAGAGAGTGAAGAAGGTCAAGTTCGAGAAGGTTGGGGGTCAGATGGGTGAGCGGTCTaggcgaagaagatgaagacggGAGGAGGGCGTTAAGAGATGGAATGAGGCGAGGAAGTTTGGGGGTGGAGGTAGGATCACAAAATGCTAAAGACGATGTCAGGAACTAGAATCGCATTGTTTTGAAAGGCAGTGGCGACATACTAGAGATGTTGAGGGTTTGGGACGTCGTCAAAATGGCCTTGACTACCCCTTCAAGAAGATTTAAATCAAAGACGACCATCTCAGgtttttcctcttcaattTTCCGTGTGACCTACATTAAATGTCAATTTCGTATGGAGTACTCGCCGTAAAGGGAGGTCTTACAAATTCATCCGTCAAAGTTTCCACGATACCCATATCCGCAACTCCCGCAACCAGATCCCCATCTTTTTCCAAAGTCAAACTGCAAACTGCCGTATTTCGCCCTTCTTTGCCCACAAGACCATCTGATCTCATGTGGGCACCTGCTAGTTCAAATAATAAAAGCTTCCCAAACGCATCGGGCTCTGCCGTATTGCTTTCAGGTGAGCAAGAGACGGATCCATATGCGGAAACAAGCTGGACGGAATTAGAGGGAAGGAGATTTTGAGCAGCCTCGGCAATGTTACGCCCCACCCCACCGGGAGAAACGAAGACCTGCCCAGGAGTGGTTGTGCGGGGTACAAGACTTTGGGTTGAAGTGGAAGTGAGGTCGATCGCGGCAGAACCAAAAACGAGGGTAGAGGGAGAGGGTAGAGAAGACTGAGTAGACGCGTTGGGTATCGCGAGCTTGGGAGATTCATTTTTCAACACCGGCTTAGCGAACGATTCTGATGAGGAGACCGGGACGTAGAGGGCAGAGGATGCATCGTTCTGTTCCCTGAAGAGCTTGGAAACCTGTACTGCAACTTGACTACCAATCCTGGCATTGTTCTCATAAAGCTTAATGTCTGTAGAAAACGAAAACATCAGTAAGACACAGCAAGTCAATTGCCGAAATACCCACTAAGTCCCAAGGCAGTACCCTTAGTAAGCTCTCCAACACGCTTCAGCAACCAGGGGGTGACTTCTTTACCCCTCTTATCGATGCCTTGTTCAACAGACTCGCGCACCGCTTGCTCGACAGCCTTCTGTACCGCAAGACCAGCATTGGCGTGCTCAGAAGGGATTGGGACAGCGAGAAGGGTACTGAGAGGCGTGGGAAGGCTCAAAGAGGCATCTAAGGGTTTGTAAGTTGACGTATTCACCAGAAGATCAACATGTCAAAGACATACGGACGAGGCTGGCGGCAGATTTGATATCCGGCACAGACCACGGACTCTGAAGAACGAAATGAGTGTGCAATTCCAGCAATTATAACAAAGGACTAACCTCACATCCCGAGCTCGGGTGATAGAAAGCTGGGAACTCGGAGTCTCCACCATAGGTAGCCACGCAGACACCTTGCGTCTCAAGGACTTCAAGGGTTCGAGGAATGTCGAGAATGGATTTTGCGCCCGCACAGACGACGGCCATGGGGGTGCGCCCAAGTTCAATGAGGTCCGCAGAGATATCCATGCCTTAAAGAAGTGTTAGCTTGACAGTTCTCATCTGCTCTAAAGCGACATACTGTTCTCTGCGCCGCGGTGAACGCCTCCAATACCTCCTGTGACGAAAACGTGAATACCAACACTACTAGCGACATACATAGTTCCTGCTACAGTGGTGCCGCCAGTCCTTTTGAGGGCCAAAGTCGGCGCAAGGTCTCGCCTTGACACTTTGACCGATCCCTTGCCCAGCCCCGACTTAACGTCTGCGATTCCCTCGAGTTGCCGGGAACTCAGACCAACATGGATTTTGCCATCGATGATAGCAATGGTAGCCGGGACAGCTGAAGAAGCGCGAATGATGGATTCGGCGGATTGCGCGGTCTCTAAGTTGACAGGATGGGGCATGCCGTGAGTAATGATTGTTGACTCCAATGCCACAACTGGCGCACGAGCATGGAGTGCAGCCTCGACCTCTTCAGAGAAGACGAGTCTGTCCCCCTGATGCATGCAACTTTGAGCCGATGTTCATACGCCGGGCCCTTTTATGCTCACCCAAAGCTTTTTAGCCGCCGCAACATTGGAAAAATGTCGAGAGACACTACTGGACCGATACGCCAACCTAGACGGGGTCCTGCGGCGAAAAGCTGATCTTAAAAGCATACTCGGTGCACTGCATGGATTCAGCACCTTGCGTATGGTTTACAGAATGCAGAGTTGAAGTCACGTACAAGATGCAGGATCGATAAAGGACGGTGAGTTTCGATGAAGCCGCGGATGTGGAGGGATGAGAAAACTTACGTTTAATTGGGAAGTGCAATCACGGAGATCCACAGGGACAGTCGGAGGGCACGTCGGAACTGACCCGAAGACCGGTTTAAAGTGTACACGTCACCATCTTTCACATGTCAACAACTCACTTTCAGCGTTTGGCTATTAAGCACTGACAAATCTCTTTCGATGGCTCATACAGCTTTTTAATCTTGGGTAATTCGTCATTCTGCATCAGCTGTCCATGCGGTTCAGTAGCTACCAAGAAGGTCTTAAAATCGCTTCGGTGAGCAATCAGATCTACCAAGAAATGAGATCGCTAAGTCGCGCCGCAGGACTTAGGGAACAAAGCTATCCAAACCGAAGCTTCACTCTCCAGTCTGTCACCTGTAACATCTCCTATTCCCATTCTTCAAAAGGCGTTCCCCATATACATATCTGCTGCTGAAGCATATAGCCATCTTTTATCATCCAAACTTGTCCCTCAAAGTGATATCGACACCGTAAAAAGAAAATGGAGATTAGTGCTAGAACGGGCAGAGAAGGTCAAGAGCCGCATTGAACAACTGGGAGGGCATGTGGCAAAGACTGAGATGggggatgaaggagaagaaatAGCGGTTTTGAGGCGTGGCAGTTTGATCAACGGGGTGGCTGTTGAACTTTGGCGGCCTCCGGGAGATAGATTTGACGCTGGCGAATCGTACAGAGAGGCAGTACAGCCCGAATTGGCCGCTGCCCAGCTGGACATGGACCCCGAATGGAAGGACATACAACCGAACAGCTGGCAGCAGCAAGCATCAAATGCAAGTGATTGGGTGATGCGTCAGGGGCCTGTATCAGATTGTTCTATAGTCGCTGCAATGGGCGTGGGTGTCAAGCACGGCGAACAGTTTGGGACAGCAGTAAGTTTTCTACAGGGTTTGAAATTATCTGGCTTTCCTAATTGTCGAAACAGTTTGGTTGGGAGAACTTATACCCTCAAGATGCCCACGGTCGCCCAAGACGATCCGAAAATGGAAAACACGTCTTAAAACTTCTACTCAACGGTGCATGGAGATCGGTACGTGAAACTGAGTGACGATAACATGGCTAAGGTAGCAATTCTCTAGGTCGTACTAGACAGCCTGCTCCCATTCTCTAAAAAGGACGGAACACCTTTATTCACTACCTGTCATTCGACACCGCATATCCTACCTACATCAGTTGGCAGTCCTTGGGCACCATTAGCGCTCAAAGGATATTTCAAAGTGCATGGTGGGTATTCTTTGCGAGGCAGCAATCCAAGCTCAGATATACACGAGTTTATGGAATGGATACCGGAGAGAATAGGGTTGAAGGAGGGATTTCAGCAAGAAAAGGAATGgaaaaggatgaaggaggCGTGGCATCAGGGTAATGTGATGGTCAGTCTTGGTACTGGAAGTAAAGTAAGCGAGGCCTTGGTTAAGCTTCATGCGTATGGAGTGATACGTGAGTGCACACTGTCCGCCTTTTTTTGCTCGCTCATTGTGAAATAGGTTTacgagaagaaggacaTGAGCGAA is a window from the Cryptococcus gattii WM276 chromosome L, complete sequence genome containing:
- a CDS encoding nuclear transport factor 2 (ntf-2), putative (Similar to TIGR gene model, INSD accession AAW45107.1); protein product: MSDPTTIAQQFTQFYYQQFDSDRNGLASLYRDTSMLTWESSQIQGAAAITEKLVSLPFQKVQHKVVTIDAQPSSHQIASIIVLVTGQLLVDDGQNPLQFTQVFHLIPEGSSYFVFNDVFRLNYG
- a CDS encoding nucleoside-triphosphatase (Similar to TIGR gene model, INSD accession AAW45108.1), with the translated sequence MTTHHPRTFPIILITGTPGTGKTLHSQLLVSELSDVDSPIPMKHLNIGDIVKEHGFHEGWDEEWKCWIVDEERLLDWLEEVVNPRDGPAETGFVIDHHDPSLFPERWIDLAVVLTCDNSILHDRLTARNYPDNKISENITAEIMMTCLNETRESYAEEIVVQLQSEGKDDGEVEENVRRIAQWAENWRRDQQEEES
- a CDS encoding Hypothetical Protein (Similar to TIGR gene model, INSD accession AAW45109.1) codes for the protein MSVVPKCDEAGCTENAIRVNSRCRFCKLNFCWSHSENESSHPCLTASHPETNRDGFEFEKDPEVSEILRYLDVHAIKQEVESIFPGHVCNYVGKPQIWQELPRLCGNYNYHIVLGFADGQRWAMRIRLKQRKYLPPEALIASLNSEIATARALEDAGCAVPRTWERPKDSRLSEQLTYFYQEFVPQGDCAIYTLWTEPFNQQTKVFIRNYAKFMIGLEKVHFNQMGSLTLIENGSVTVGPFIEKRTTIDIPPYFLGPFNTAKEAYLAIIDVRLQQTLNRSRYKPSRELLHYLVLLEVRWLVSTCAELDNGPWYIRHNEEDTNCIRVTNGGAITGIIDWKWATLTSKAGAFAAPFCFPDDKYSEGLNALGVRELALIEAYRNLGRPELADLVRTGRKYHRLFDVLFRECVTLTTLNALRRAFLGLPDGRQGLPQTLKEWIQVAKQNFNTDEHLEEMLERSEEFVKNSNQSAMYSEHWGLK
- a CDS encoding uncharacterized protein (Similar to TIGR gene model, INSD accession AAW45110.1); translation: MPQPPFELQKYLGKALPQLREQYPPGTGGTGPRAHWDGSLKGVQVIEGFGDQVANFWKTIPDKPVQPHPSFKYPKIAQVHSKLPNPLKTPRDLQTCLSLLPLAACSAALTALDADPADLKTTGPQALDKAGYESDGGEEPEVVHQREMKTKGWKFRFNKSPMGSGEFLLIREGSDEVKLVVRTINSSAFTLDDWKEYVVSGPYHYETRSKASWYWSRAWGATKRLGCHYYVLTDWQRWTFGYFNEDRTHGWTSPVLHFNEQNPSIGHSLFFWARSAIGKENGFKPQEKDVSGLPKLFPINPSRRISSSGKNTPRDDLRRPKKANESDIEESDVEGED
- a CDS encoding uncharacterized protein (Similar to TIGR gene model, INSD accession AAW45111.1), with product MLLRSAFRRRTPSRLAYRSSSVSRHFSNVAAAKKLWGDRLVFSEEVEAALHARAPVVALESTIITHGMPHPVNLETAQSAESIIRASSAVPATIAIIDGKIHVGLSSRQLEGIADVKSGLGKGSVKVSRRDLAPTLALKRTGGTTVAGTMYVASSVGIHVFVTGGIGGVHRGAENSMDISADLIELGRTPMAVVCAGAKSILDIPRTLEVLETQGVCVATYGGDSEFPAFYHPSSGCESPWSVPDIKSAASLVHASLSLPTPLSTLLAVPIPSEHANAGLAVQKAVEQAVRESVEQGIDKRGKEVTPWLLKRVGELTKGTALGLIAVQVSKLFREQNDASSALYVPVSSSESFAKPVLKNESPKLAIPNASTQSSLPSPSTLVFGSAAIDLTSTSTQSLVPRTTTPGQVFVSPGGVGRNIAEAAQNLLPSNSVQLVSAYGSVSCSPESNTAEPDAFGKLLLFELAGAHMRSDGLVGKEGRNTAVCSLTLEKDGDLVAGVADMGIVETLTDEFVTRKIEEEKPEMVVFDLNLLEGVVKAILTTSQTLNISTFCDPTSTPKLPRLIPSLNALLPSSSSSPRPLTHLTPNLLELDLLHSLLSSSASDSTLSTAWEFINSLGLDADWRAKVERFTSANGREWIKIDGVVQKMVSCLPYVASFWVKAGQRGLLHLRMTSVPPQPSPYTLVHPLIGQHSGKYLAFTHYTPPVIRPEEIISTTGAGDTLAGGLVAGLVGGKSEPEEVWVRRALDRVGRSLRSRRAVG